The following proteins are co-located in the Periplaneta americana isolate PAMFEO1 chromosome 12, P.americana_PAMFEO1_priV1, whole genome shotgun sequence genome:
- the LOC138710360 gene encoding myogenesis-regulating glycosidase-like, with protein MCSSGTFRTVANLLLLLVATTAQNSSHVVTLSLTPAAKGQHFSLITEDDSVVLRGHTSHDVAVTQTDSCIDFASSGINAHDVLEDCIELGDALWYGGPEQFKQYWPLNSVVLKDYSFVTKSEDNQGIAEPYWLSSKGVYIYVHQGVPLFVDMNNEINNTICLRSKSSAPYPTEVVPTLNYTICSFENARKAHEHAIQTVLGKPTGYPDELMIRHPIWSTWARYKKEVNESVVLAFAEEILVHGFNNSQLEIDDYWEVCYGALTFNKTKFPNPKNLTDTLKAKGFRVTLWVHPFVNVLCNPWHQIALSNGLLVHNATDNSTNTSWWDGEGGVLDFTNPDAVEWYVGRLSSLQVEQGIDAFKFDAGETSWMPQPPRINATPADIPGASTRKYVQMAAGFGPMIEVRVGQRTQDLPVFVRMLDKDSGWGWDNGLKTLVTTLLQMNMVGYPFVLPDMIGGNGYGNTPTKELFIRWLQANVFMPSLQYSYVPWDYDEETVEICRKYTDLHAQYADKMIELAAKATADGSPINPPIWWLDPTDETALAMESEFLLGEEILVAPVMEEGATSRDIYLPVGQWRDELRSQVITGPTWLRNYTVALSELAYFTLVTHHRPNTSL; from the exons ATGTGCTCGAGTGGAACGTTTCGTACAG TTGCTAACTTACTGCTTCTTTTGGTGGCTACAACTGCACAAAATTCGTCTCATGTTGTCACCTTGAGTCTGACTCCTGCTGCGAAAGGACAACACTTCAGTCTGATAACGGAAG ATGACAGCGTAGTGCTGAGAGGTCATACGAGCCATGACGTCGCAGTCACACAGACTGACTCGTGCATAGACTTTGCATCGAGTGGAATCAATGCCCACGATGTTCTCGAAGACTGTATCGAGCTGGGCGATGCCCTCTGGTACGGAGGCCCAGAGCAGTTCAAACAGTACTGGCCCCTGAACTCCGTCGTCCTTAAAGATTACTCTTTCGTCACCAAGTCCGAGGACAACCAGGGAATCGCGGAACCCTATTGGCTCTCCTCGAAGGGAGTTTACATCTACGTGCATCAGGGAGTTCCCCTGTTCGTCGACATGAACAATGAAATCAACAACACAATCTGTCTCAGGAGCAAGAGTTCGGCGCCTTACCCTACTGAGGTTGTGCCCACTCTGAACTATACTATTTGTTCATTTGAGAATGCGCGGAAGGCCCACGAACACGCTATTCAGACAGTGCTGGGGAAACCGACTGGATACCCTGATGAACTCATGATCAGACATCCTATCTGGTCTACTTGGGCACGCTACAAGAAGGAAGTAAATGAAAGTGTGGTTCTAGCTTTTGCAGAGGAGATTCTGGTACACGGTTTCAACAATAGTCAATTGGAAATCGACGACTACTGGGAGGTATGCTACGGGGCGCTCACCTTCAACAAGACCAAATTCCCCAATCCAAAGAACCTCACAGACACACTCAAGGCGAAGGGCTTTAGGGTGACTCTGTGGGTGCACCCATTCGTAAATGTTCTATGTAACCCCTGGCACCAGATAGCATTGTCAAATGGACTGTTGGTGCACAATGCTACCGACAACTCCACCAATACCTCTTGGTGGGATGGTGAAGGTGGTGTTCTCGACTTCACCAACCCAGACGCTGTTGAATGGTATGTGGGGCGTCTTTCATCCCTGCAGGTTGAACAGGGCATCGATGCCTTCAAGTTCGATGCCGGAGAGACAAGTTGGATGCCACAGCCACCTAGAATCAATGCCACGCCTGCAGACATTCCCGGTGCGAGTACAAGGAAATACGTGCAGATGGCGGCAGGTTTTGGGCCGATGATCGAAGTGCGTGTTGGACAGAGAACCCAGGACCTGCCCGTCTTTGTACGCATGCTCGACAAGGATTCAGGCTGGGGTTGGGATAACGGCCTCAAGACACTGGTGACCACACTACTACAGATGAACATGGTTGGTTACCCATTCGTGCTACCAGACATGATCGGGGGTAACGGATATGGTAACACCCCCACAAAGGAGCTCTTCATCCGTTGGCTGCAGGCCAATGTCTTCATGCCCTCGCTTCAGTACTCCTATGTACCATGGGACTACGATGAAGAA ACTGTGGAGATCTGCCGAAAATACACAGATCTGCATGCACAGTACGCTGACAAGATGATTGAACTGGCTGCGAAAGCAACTGCAGATGGCTCTCCTATTAATCCTCCAATCTGGTGGCTGGATCCTACTGACGAAACAGCGCTGGCTATGGAGTCAG AGTTTCTGCTGGGAGAGGAGATCCTAGTGGCCCCCGTAATGGAGGAGGGCGCTACCAGTCGCGACATCTATCTGCCTGTGGGGCAGTGGAGAGACGAGCTTCGATCGCAGGTTATCACCGGACCGACTTGGCTGAGGAACTACACAGTAGCGCTGAGCGAGCTGGCCTATTTCACCCTCGTCACTCATCACAGGCCTAATACATCCTTGTAG